The window CCCGGACCTATGCCAATGCTACGTATCCCCAAGAAAAACCGAAGTGGTCTGTAACAGTGTCCCCCTCACCCAGTTCCCCTCTGAGGGCATGCCTAGTAACACCACCTCCCTCACCATCCAGTACACAAACGTCAGCTCCATTTCGGCACTGCACCTGAGTGCCACGCCTCTTCTGCAAGAGCTCTACTTGTACGCCAACAACTTGTCCTCCCTTCCCGCGGATCTCTTCCGGGGCGTCCCGCTCCTCTCCACCGTGGCTCTCTCGGACAACAAGCTGGACCGGCTTCCCGCTAGCGTCTTCGGCCACGCTCCGCTGCAGAACCTGGTGCTGAAAAACAACCTGATGGTCAGCGCCGATGCTGAATGGCTCCCGGACAACAGTAACCTCACCTGGCTGGACCTATCAGGGAATCGCTTGACGGCCGTGCCCGCCGCCTTGTTCAAGAAACTACGCCGCCTGGAGAACCTTGACCTTTCCCATAACCGCCTGGAGAAGATCCAGACAAATTCACTTGGCCCTCTGATCAGACTGGAGAGGCTTAACCTGGAGGGGAACAAACTCGCCACCCTGGAGCCATCCACCTTCAGCAGCAATCTCAACCTGACGCATCTGTTTCTTCTGGAGAACCGGCTTGAGGAGCTGCCCTCAACCCTCTTCCATGGCCTCCCCAACCTACAGCATCTGAGCCTGGACAATAACCGGCTGAGACACATCCCGCCTGGTCTGCTGGACCAGCTTCACTCTATTGCAGAGGAGGGTCTGGACATCACTGGGAACCCCTGGGTGTGCGATAGGAAGGTGGAGTACCTGTGGAGGTGGCTGAAGAAGAACCATAAGAAGATGTTCATGGCCAATGACCTCAGGTGTGCCAGCCCTGATGCTCTGAAGGAACGGTTGGTGATGTCACTAACTGAAAGCGATCTAGGACTCTGAACTGTCAACTTATCTAAACAGATTAACTGAAAGGACAGTTGGTTTAAGTTTGAAaaatttgttattttgtcacaTATTGGAGGCTTGAAAGTTTTATTACAATGCTATTTGCATGAGTGAAAACATTCTTCCCAGAATACTGACGTTAACAGAAATTTAGCTATGATAAATTTAAGTTCACTGAATGTTGTAACATTCATCAGAATGTTATGcaaattcaaattaaatttacctgaaaataattaaaaatatgcTTGTGGTGTCCTTTATCTCTAACCCCTTGCTGCTTTTTATCACAGTATATATTTACAGATTACATATTTAGATTTGTTCCTCCTTATGTTCAAGGAATTTTCCGGCACAtcagaaaatgtaaacttgtaTTGTTTACAAGGCATAAAATGGAATTCTAAAGTTTATAGTTTCCACATTGTCCAGACATTAATCATAACCTACATAACagttcacatttaaaaacatatttttttcctgcTGTAGAAAACTGGCTCGGATTAAAATACACTTGCTGTACATTCCCAACTGGGGTAGTcgaatgtaaaatgttttacaaaattgAGTTTAGTCTGCAAACACAACTCAAGGATATGCAAACAGTTAGCCTCTCCACTCCCCATTGTAAACATCAATGATTCACAAATATCGACTTGTATAAAAAGAAGTTGgtgtaattaaataatatgcTACCTTTTTATGCTCATGTGATTTTAGTACCAGATCATGTACTTTTACGATCATGTTAGCATTTAGCAAAATACTGTAGAAACATGATGAATAATTCAGTATTGAAACCATCCAATTGCCCGGGACTCCTGTCCTTGTTGTTTTACCTCTTGCatcaacaaaatacagtttatggACCTTTGTATCTTTACCCagtcattatttatttagttagagacacacacacagacactcgcACGTATTTACAAACACACTCCCCATAAGGAGCTTTGAAATGGTTGTGAGAGCAGATGACAGAAGACGACAAGACAAAAGGAATATCTTCAGGATCAGTGAAGTGGTGAACCTTAAGGATTCTGAGGTAATTACAGTAGCTTAATGCACTtgacaaaaaatacacaatCCAAAAATCTGGTTAGTGGTCATTTCAAGTTAAAGATAGCGATCTTAATGGGATTAATTCTACCATTATTTGAGATTTGAGTCACCAATGTCTTGTGTTAATATATACTTCAGATCATTAGGAATGCAAGTTTTTAGGCTTATATTTATCTTAATTTTATATTTCTAGAAAGATGAACAGCTGGGTTGTTCTCTTGATCTGTGCGCTGACCTGCTGTTGTGGCTGTAGCAATGGCGCCCCCAATTGTCCACATATGTGCACCTGCCATTTCTCTAACGGTGACACCAAGGTTGTCTGCAGTGAAGCTTCCTTCTCACAGTTTCCCTCCAGCGGTCTCCCAGGCAACACCACCTCATTGTCCATCCAATCcaccaacctctccaccatTACTGCTAAGCACTTACAGGCCACGCCCCTTCTGAAAGAGCTCCAAATATATTACAACAACGTAAGCACCCTTGGCTTGGATTTGCTCAAGGGTGTCCCTCGCCTGCACACTCTGGACCTCACAGGGAACCGCCTGAATGTCCTGCCCCCCAGTATCTTCAGTCATGCCTTGTTGTGTAACCTGGTTCTGAAGGACAACCTCATCAGCAGCGTTGACACTGATTGGTTCCCCGACAACAGTAACCTCACCTGGCTGGACCTATCAGGGAATCACTTGACGGCCGTACCCATAGACTTGTTCAAGAAATTACGCCGCCTGGAGAACCTTGACCTTTCCCATAACCACCTGGAGAAGATCCTGGCAGGGACACTAGATCCTCTGAAGAGCCTACAGCAGCTAAACCTGGGGGGGAACCAGCTCAGAACTCTGGACCCATCCACCTTCAGGAAGACCCCAAACATGACACACCTCTTCCTCCAGGAGAACCAGCTGGAGAGCCTTCCCCCTAACCTCCTCCAGGGGCTTCATCGCCTTGACTTCCTGTTTGTCAACCGTAACCGGTTGGGTCACATCTCCACCACCCTGCTGGAGCACCTCTCCAACCCAGGGATGAGCAACCGACTACAGGTGGTCCTTGGCCAGAACCCCTGGGTGTGCGATGAGAAGGTGGAAGGCCTGTGGAGGTGGTTGAAGGAGAACCAGAAGAAAGTTTTTCTGGCCGATGACATCAGGTGTGCCAGCCCTGATTCTCTAAAGGAACGATCAGTGATGTCACTAACTGACATCGAGCTAGCGCTCTGATCAATTTACTGAAACCAACCAATAAGACAGGCTCATTGTTTGGCAAATACTGTAAATGAATtgttgtactgtgtgtattGTATAGTGTGTATTGACAGTGACTATCATACATTGAATGATTAGTAGGTGTTAGGCATAGCTCAGCAATGTTTGTATCAATAATCTCTTTCTACTGAGGGCCTTCGACAGATCTTAAGACACACCCATACAGTGAAGACCAAACTAGATCAAGTTTGTAATGTTTATGGAAGTCTGGAACCTCCCAAGTTACTGTAATGATTATCTAGTTTTCAAGCACCTGATTTTAGACATTTAATGTGATGGTTAAGTTAACATTTTCCACTTAAGGAAATGTAAAgttaattgcataaatgttttcaaattaaagtatttttttgtgtgatttgtacAACTGGGTTACCTTCATCAATGAATGGTGGAATTTTGCTAAGATATCCAggtgtccaaatattttaaattaaacaactTTCCAGGTCATGTATGTTCTTTCTAAAAAAAACCCATCTGCCTCAGAGGGAAAGATTAGGCAAACCATACTGAAGAACAAAGAACCACAAATAGGTATAGATGCGAGAGTTAGATTAATGggattaattaaattaaattaattggattcattaaattagattaattaatttcataAACACTGGCATGGAGAACGATTTGAGGGAGCAGATTTCGGATCAACTTCGGGCTCAGCCGATTCACCTATCGATTGCGTAATGACTCAACAGCGCCCCTAGAAGCATAGTATCCAATTACAAATTGATTACATACATAAATGACAGGTGACACAGCCCcattaaatattttgtacattGCTGGAGTCTCAGACTGCACCTTCAACTTACAGTCTTCCAAATGAATCACAGAAAACAAATGCACCATTTCTAAATTAGAAAAGACACCATGCTACCACAAACAAGGATAGAAAGGAAGAAATTTGCTTTCAAGCACCTTGTTTCATTCTTGTTTGTTCTGCTGGCAAACAGGTGACTTTTCTCTCGGATCGAGGAAGGACGACATGGCTACACTGGCACTGCACCCCGACAACAGACTTACAGAGATGAAAAATTGATAATTGGAAGGGCTTTCATGTGCCTGGAAATCATTGTGCCCTACTTTAATTACCTGCAGTCCTCCAGGGTAAAACAGACCATCCCGTCCCTGCAAGGCGTGCACCCACGTCTGTAGCATCAGACTGACCGTACCAGGTGACGGGCTGTGAGTCAACTGTCTACTTCAGGCATTCACCTTCACCTGGGATGTCTTGAGACGGCCCCATTGACAAGTAATCAGCATGGCAGCCTTACAATGCAAGACTATTGCTAGTTTAAGCGACCGCGTTTACAGACAATGACATCACAAAAAGGTCTGTCAAACCTGCAtaagaaaggaaaaacaaatgaaaagaggATCAGGGGAAATAATTCTCATTGCCTGAGATACTAAACACAGAAGACCCCACTAACAATATATTGGGccataattatatatatttgggCGTAGACAAATGTATCAGTCTTTCACCACCCGTTAaagtcaaatgtattattttttaataatgggAAACACATTGACAACATGTTCTCATTCAAGTATGgcatgataaaataaaaaatgtaaatgagaaaaataacaaacaaaagaaaCCTAAATCCTTAAGTTCCGACGTATAAAATGTGGATACGAGTCtgttaaatgaataaaatgcgAACCCTACATTCACGTCTTAGTTATTACAGAAAATACTTGCTATAAAAAGAGCTCTACATATGGGGCATGAAAAAGACTGAATTGAGCAGGCTATGCCACAAAGAAACTGAAACAATAGATCACCTCTTCTGGTCCTCTCCATTTCCAGATAGATTCTGGAGTCAGATCCAGAAAAGGCTGTTTGAACATAATCAGTTTTCAGACAGATCTGCATCTATACTATGAGGGGATGGGAAATAGAATTATACTCCTAGGTGAAGTATTCATTTTAGGGTGTCAGTAACAGTCCTAGGGGTGTCCAATACTAACCAGTTTTACCTCAGTAACAGTCCTAGATGTATCCAATACTAACCAGTTTTACCTCAGTAACAGTCCTAGGTATATCCAATACTAACCAGTTTTACCTCAGTAACAGTCCTAGGTATATCCAATACTAACCAGTTTTACCTCAGTAACAGTCCTAGGTATATCCAATACTATCCAGTTTTACCTCAGTAACAGTCCTAGGTATATCCAATACTAACCAGTTTTACCTCAGTAACAGTCCTAGGTATATCCAATACTAACCAGTTTTACCTCAGTAACAGTCCTAGGTATATCCAATACTATCCAGTTTTACCTCAGTAACAGTCCTAGGTATATCCAATACTAACCAGTTTTACCTCAGTAACAGTCCTAGGTATATCCAATACTAACCAGTTTTACCTCAGTAACAGTCCTAGGTATATCCAATACTATCCAGTTTTACCTCAGTAACAGTCCTAGGTATATCCAATCCTATCCAGTTTTACCTGAGTAACAGTCCTAGGTATATCCAATACTATCCAGTTTTACCTGAGTAACAGTCCTAGGTGTGTCCAATACTAacgggctctactagctgacctgtgttcatgaatCTAaaagccctgctcggtttatagtcttcctaaaccattcagagatttataaactgaaagccccactttaaaatctattctgtaactgactggaagccaatgctaaatttaagaaccggagtgatgtgctctggtCTCTTggccctggttaacattctagcagcagcattctgaattaactgtagttgttttacagtctttttggggagtccagttatgaggccattacagtagtc is drawn from Esox lucius isolate fEsoLuc1 chromosome 14, fEsoLuc1.pri, whole genome shotgun sequence and contains these coding sequences:
- the LOC117595562 gene encoding leucine-rich alpha-2-glycoprotein-like, yielding MNSWVVLLICALTCCCGCSNGAPNCPHMCTCHFSNGDTKVVCSEASFSQFPSSGLPGNTTSLSIQSTNLSTITAKHLQATPLLKELQIYYNNVSTLGLDLLKGVPRLHTLDLTGNRLNVLPPSIFSHALLCNLVLKDNLISSVDTDWFPDNSNLTWLDLSGNHLTAVPIDLFKKLRRLENLDLSHNHLEKILAGTLDPLKSLQQLNLGGNQLRTLDPSTFRKTPNMTHLFLQENQLESLPPNLLQGLHRLDFLFVNRNRLGHISTTLLEHLSNPGMSNRLQVVLGQNPWVCDEKVEGLWRWLKENQKKVFLADDIRCASPDSLKERSVMSLTDIELAL
- the si:dkey-90m5.4 gene encoding leucine-rich alpha-2-glycoprotein; the encoded protein is MKIWLLSTLFLVCCCHVASSCPDLCQCYVSPRKTEVVCNSVPLTQFPSEGMPSNTTSLTIQYTNVSSISALHLSATPLLQELYLYANNLSSLPADLFRGVPLLSTVALSDNKLDRLPASVFGHAPLQNLVLKNNLMVSADAEWLPDNSNLTWLDLSGNRLTAVPAALFKKLRRLENLDLSHNRLEKIQTNSLGPLIRLERLNLEGNKLATLEPSTFSSNLNLTHLFLLENRLEELPSTLFHGLPNLQHLSLDNNRLRHIPPGLLDQLHSIAEEGLDITGNPWVCDRKVEYLWRWLKKNHKKMFMANDLRCASPDALKERLVMSLTESDLGL